ACCGCTGTGTCAGAAAGTCAGGTAGCCAGCATTGAAATTGACGGCGAGCAGATCACCGGCGAGAAGAAAAATGGCTCAGCATTTGAGACCATTAGACCAGCTGTGTCCGACGACCAGCTGATGCCCTTACTGCGTGAGAACCAAGTCAATATCGAAGGAACGGCGCCTAAACGTCAAAGCGTGCTGATGCAGCTATTGATTGCTAGCTTCCCCATCCTGCTGATTATTGGTCTATTCTTATTCTTTATGCGTAATATGCAAGGTGGCGCCGGTGGGAAAGGCGGTGGCCCGATGAGCTTTGGTAAATCAAAAGCTAAGATGCTGACTGAAGATCAAATCAAGGTTAGCTTCAACGATGTTGCGGGCTGTGAAGAAGCCAAAGAGGAGGTGGTGGAAGTTGTCGAGTTCTTACGTGATCCGGATAGGTTCACCAAACTAGGGGCGACAATTCCACGCGGTATCCTGATGGTAGGTCCACCTGGTACTGGTAAAACGCTATTAGCGAGAGCCATTGCTGGTGAAGCCAAAGTACCCTTCTTCTCGATCTCAGGTTCTGATTTTGTCGAAATGTTCGTGGGTGTCGGTGCCTCACGGGTACGCGATATGTTCGAACAAGCCAAGAAGAGTGCGCCTTGTATTATCTTTATCGATGAGATTGATGCGGTCGGCCGTCATCGTGGCTCTGGTACCGGCGGTGGTAACGATGAGCGTGAACAGACACTCAACCAGCTACTGGTCGAAATGGATGGTTTTGAAGGCAATGAAGGCGTTATCGTCATTGCCGCAACCAACCGCGCTGACGTTCTTGATAAAGCACTCCTACGTCCCGGTCGTTTTGACCGTCAGGTACAAGTAGGTTTGCCAGATATTAAAGGTCGTGAGCAAATTCTAAAAGTGCATTTGAGAAAGCTACCGAATACTACAGGGGTTGATTCTAATTCACTGGCTCGTGGTACTCCTGGCTTTACTGGTGCGCAATTGGCCAACCTTGTTAACGAAGCGGCACTTTTTGCGGCACGTCGTAACAAGAGAAGCGTCGATATGAATGACTTTGAAGATGCAAAAGATAAGCTCTACATGGGTCCTGAACGTAAATCCATGGTAATACGGGAAGAAGAACGCCGTGCTACCGCTTATCATGAGTCAGGCCATGCTCTAGTTGCTGAGCTACTACCGGGTACTGATCCGGTGCATAAAGTCACTATCATGCCACGCGGATTTGCTCTTGGTGTAACCTGGCAGTTGCCTGAGCATGATCAGACCAGTCTTTATAAGTCAAAAATGCTTAGCGATCTCGCCATCTTATTTGGTGGCCGTATTGCAGAAGAAGTCTTTATTAATCAGATGTCGACAGGCGCTTCTAATGACTTTGAACGAGCGACTAAAATGGCCCGCGCCATGGTTACTAAATATGGTATGTCTGATGCGCTAGGTATCATGGTCTATGAAGATGACGATAGCTCAC
The sequence above is a segment of the Psychrobacter sp. PL19 genome. Coding sequences within it:
- the ftsH gene encoding ATP-dependent zinc metalloprotease FtsH — its product is MSDMVKNTLLWLVVIGVLVLVFSGFDQSTEPDSLNYSEFVTAVSESQVASIEIDGEQITGEKKNGSAFETIRPAVSDDQLMPLLRENQVNIEGTAPKRQSVLMQLLIASFPILLIIGLFLFFMRNMQGGAGGKGGGPMSFGKSKAKMLTEDQIKVSFNDVAGCEEAKEEVVEVVEFLRDPDRFTKLGATIPRGILMVGPPGTGKTLLARAIAGEAKVPFFSISGSDFVEMFVGVGASRVRDMFEQAKKSAPCIIFIDEIDAVGRHRGSGTGGGNDEREQTLNQLLVEMDGFEGNEGVIVIAATNRADVLDKALLRPGRFDRQVQVGLPDIKGREQILKVHLRKLPNTTGVDSNSLARGTPGFTGAQLANLVNEAALFAARRNKRSVDMNDFEDAKDKLYMGPERKSMVIREEERRATAYHESGHALVAELLPGTDPVHKVTIMPRGFALGVTWQLPEHDQTSLYKSKMLSDLAILFGGRIAEEVFINQMSTGASNDFERATKMARAMVTKYGMSDALGIMVYEDDDSSQGYFGGSRTISEATQQKVDEEVRRMLEEQYDIARELIEGNQDKVHAMVDALMKWETLDRDQLQDILAGEAPRPPKVYQHTEVNLSKNDIKTSGSTPPPLPAM